DNA sequence from the Thiosulfativibrio zosterae genome:
TCACCCCAATAACGGCCAAATTACCATCCCCATCTTTATGGACCAAATGGACTTCCATCGGGTAATTAAAGCCATTTTTTTGGTGCTCGCTGGGTGTGTGAAAGTGGTATTGCAATAATTCAAAACGATGGTCGCCAATTTTAATGTAGCTACCCAAAGGCAGACTCACTTGAATGGTGTGGCCGTTGTTGACGATTTTCATCGGCACATCCCGATAATAGACATCAAACCCCGACAAACCAGTTGTGCCAACGGCAATGCTTTCTTTTAAATCAATGGGGGACTGATTTTTGCCGGTTTTACATAACCCAAACTCTTTCGCCAGTTCGCCCCAATAGCGCGGACCTTCTGAGCCAGAATAAGCCCAATGCGGCGGATGCGCTTCTGCGTGGGGTGCATCATGCCCATCTGCCTTGGCAGCGTGTGCATCGGGTTTTGGCGCGGGGGCTTTTACCGCAACAGGTTCTGGTGCAGCCATGGCTGGCGCAGCCGTTGCCCCACCGGTGGCTTCTGCACCCAAGTCAATCAGGGGGGCGGTGGCCATTTTGGGTTGCGTGACGGATTTTGGATGTGGGTCATGGCCGTCAGCGGAAAAAACAATGCTGGGTGAGAAAATCAATGCCGACAAAGCAACTGAGATTAAGGTTTTCTGAAAATACTTCATACCAAACTTCCTATCCAATTTTGGGCAAGCCACAGCGCACGCCCCAACAAAAAAATGATTTACAGCAAATATCAAACCAAATAAAGTGTGAGAGTCGCTTATCCGAGGATACGACTGTCGAGGATGTCTTGAAAAACTTCCAATTCAGACTTGGAAATGGCAAAAACGCCTTCACCACCCTGCTCAAACTCAAACCATGAAAAAGGCAATTCAGGATAGGCTTCTTCCAAGTAATATTGCGACACGCCCACTTCAACGATTAACACCCCATTTTCTGTCAGGTGTTGTGCAGCTTTTGCCAAAATAACACGCACGATATCCAAGCCATCATCTCCCGCTTCTAATCCTAAACGCGGCTCTTGATGAAACTCTTCTGGCAAGGCATCCATTTCTATCTTATCAACATAAGGCGGATTAGAGACAATCAAATCATATTGTTTGCCCTCTAAAGCCACGAATAAATCCGACTCAATCGGATGCGCCACGCCAATTAAGTCGTAACGCGCCACATTTTGTTTGGCAATGGCTAAGGCTTCTGGCGAAATATCGACCAAATCCACTTCGGCATTTGGAAAGGCTTGCAAACTGGCAATCCCAATACACCCGCTGCCGGTGCACATATCCAACACATGAGTGACCGCCTCTGGGTCTTCAATCCAAGGTGCATAGTTTTTAGCAATCAACTCGGCAATCGGTGAGCGTGGCACGAGCACATGCTCATTCACATAAAATGGCAAGCCGGCAAACCAGGCTTCGCCCACCAAATACGCAGAGGGCTTGCGGGTTTCGATACGGCGGCGAAATAAATCGGTCACCGCTTGGCGCTCATGCAAGGTTAAGCGGGTTTGCAAATAACTGTCATGCAAATTCCAAGGCATGGAAACAACATGCAACACTAGCATTTTGGCATCATCAAACGCATTGTCGGTGCCGTGTCCAAAAAATAAATCCGATTTACGAAACAATGACGCTCCCCAACGGATAAAGTCATTAATGGTTTCTAAACCTTCACATTGATAGCTAAATTGGGTCACGATGTGCATCCTTAATTTGAAGAGGTCGATGAGGGTTTTTGTGCGTGTTTGGGGCGAAAGCCTTTGATAAAGTCATCATTGGTTTCTAAATAAGGCCCTTCGATTAAATCGACGCAATAGGGAACGGCGGGAAAAATCGCCTCAAGGCACTCACCGATTGCAGAAGGTTTGCCAGGCAAATTAATAATCAAACTGCTGCCACGCGTGCCGGCAATTTGGCGCGACAAAATCGCCGTGGGCACATACTTAAGCGATACTGCACGCATCTGCTCAGCAAAACCATCTAAAATTTTATCGCAGACCGCCGCGGTGGCTTCTGGGGTAACATCACGCTTAGCGGGGCCTGTGCCGCCGGTGGTTAAAATCAACCCGCATTTAAACTCATCGGCCAACTCTATCAAGGTTTGTTCGATTAACGACTGCTCATCCTCAATCACTCTGGCAACCGGATTCCAGTCATTTTTTAAGGCATTTTTTAACCAGACCTGCATGGCTGGGCCACCCAAGTCTTCATATTCTCCACGCGATGCGCGATCGGATACGGTAATAAACCCGATATTTATTTTTTGCATTTCTTGCTTGGCCTCTTGAATTTGTGCAGTTAAGACTCCATATAATAGATCAATTTTAAACCGAATTCAGCATAAGCCAACGATATGACCGACTCAAACAACTCAAATGATTCAAACAACTCTCCTCTAGAAGCTTTTTTAGAAGAACACCATAACGACATTCATGATCGCATTTCCGAAATCAAACAAGCGATTTTAGATGCCCAAATGGAACCCGAGCCAGAGGCTGAAGGCACACAAGACAGTACTCAAGACAGCCCCAAACAAATTTTGGATGGCGAACACCTGCCTCCCAGTGATGACGAGTCTGCGGAAGCACCCGTGGTGGTTGAAATTTCAGACAAGGTCAAGGCCGCGTTTTCGCAGTTAGTTAAAAGCCATAATGCCCTACCCAACCATTTGTTTTTATTACCGGTAAAAGAACGCCCGTTTTTCCCTGGTCAAACCCTGCCCATTTTGCTCAGCAAAGAACTGTGGGGCGATACCATGGAACAAGTCATTCAAGGCAAAATGCAATATATCGGTATTATTTTTGTCACCAACGACGACCATCACAAAGCCCTGCCTGAAGACTTTGCCGCCACAGGCACTTTGGTGCGCGTGCATGAACCCAAAATAAAATCTGACCATATTCAACTGATTGCCGAAGGCGTGCGCCGTTTTAAAATCAGCGATTGGATTTCAGATGCTTCGCCTTTTCAAGCGCAGGTAACCTATCCGGCAGACATTAAAACCGGCACGCAAAAAGAATTTAAAGCCTATGGTTTGGCGATTATGAACGCCTTTAAAGAATTGCTGCCGCTCAATCCGCTGTACAGTGAAGAGCTCAAATTTTATCTCAATCGCTACAGTGTTAACGACCCAGAGCATTTGGCCGATTTTGCCGCGGGCATCACCACCGCCGACAATGAAAAACTACAAGACATTCTCGATACGCTGGATTTGGTCGAGCGTCTTGAAAAAGTGCTGGCGTTGTTTAAGCAAGAAATTGAAGTCACCAAAATGCAGTTCAATATTCGTGAGCGTGTCGAAGAAAACCTCACCAATCAACAGCGCGAGTTCTTTTTGCATCAACAACTCAAAGAAATTCAAAAAGAGTTGGGCATGGTCAAAGATGACCGCACGGCTGACTCTGATTTATTTGAAGACCGCATTTCCAAACTCGAACTCAGTAAAGAAGCCGCCAAAAAAGCCAACGAAGAACTCAATAAAATCAACATTCTCGACCCACAATCCCCTGAATATGGCGTGGCTCGCAATTGGTTAGACTGGGTAACTCAACTGCCTTGGGGTCAATACAGCAAGGACATTTTAGACCTCAATCGTGCGCAAAAAATTCTGGATAAGGGACACGATGGACTTGAAGATGTCAAAGACCGCATTCTGGAATTTTTGGCGGTTGGCGCCCTCAAAGGCGAAGTATCTGGCTCAATTATTTGTTTGGTCGGCCCACCAGGCGTGGGCAAAACCTCGATAGGTCGTTCGATTGCCGACACTTTGGGTAGAAAGTTTTATCGCTTTTCAGTGGGCGGTATGCGCGATGAAGCCGAAATTAAAGGGCATCGTCGCACTTACATCGGCGCCATGCCGGGTAAATTTGTGCAAGCCTTAAAAGATTGCGGCACGGCTAATCCGGTGATTATGCTCGATGAAATCGACAAGATTGGCGCCTCTTACCAAGGCGATCCTGCGTCTGCGCTGTTAGAGGTTTTAGACCCTGAGCAAAACTCAGAATTTATGGACCACTATTTGGATGTGCGTTTTGATTTATCAAAAGCAGTGTTTGTGTGTACCGCCAATACGCTTGATTCCATTCCTGGGCCCTTGCTCGACCGTATGGAAGTGATTCGTTTATCAGGCTACATTACCGAAGAAAAAATTCAAATCGCCAAACATCACCTTTGGC
Encoded proteins:
- the lon gene encoding endopeptidase La is translated as MTDSNNSNDSNNSPLEAFLEEHHNDIHDRISEIKQAILDAQMEPEPEAEGTQDSTQDSPKQILDGEHLPPSDDESAEAPVVVEISDKVKAAFSQLVKSHNALPNHLFLLPVKERPFFPGQTLPILLSKELWGDTMEQVIQGKMQYIGIIFVTNDDHHKALPEDFAATGTLVRVHEPKIKSDHIQLIAEGVRRFKISDWISDASPFQAQVTYPADIKTGTQKEFKAYGLAIMNAFKELLPLNPLYSEELKFYLNRYSVNDPEHLADFAAGITTADNEKLQDILDTLDLVERLEKVLALFKQEIEVTKMQFNIRERVEENLTNQQREFFLHQQLKEIQKELGMVKDDRTADSDLFEDRISKLELSKEAAKKANEELNKINILDPQSPEYGVARNWLDWVTQLPWGQYSKDILDLNRAQKILDKGHDGLEDVKDRILEFLAVGALKGEVSGSIICLVGPPGVGKTSIGRSIADTLGRKFYRFSVGGMRDEAEIKGHRRTYIGAMPGKFVQALKDCGTANPVIMLDEIDKIGASYQGDPASALLEVLDPEQNSEFMDHYLDVRFDLSKAVFVCTANTLDSIPGPLLDRMEVIRLSGYITEEKIQIAKHHLWPTLLEEAGLTRKQVQITLPAVRHVIEGYAREAGVRNLKKQLAKLVRKLAIRFVKGELTETVIHVNELEEMLGQPRFTPEKFNQQLGTVTGLAWTSMGGATLTIEASRVHTLNRGFKLSGQLGEVMQESAGIAYSFISSNLDKYKADPEFFDKAFVHLHVPDGSTPKDGPSAGITMATALLSLARQEAIKTPLAMTGELSLTGQVLPVGGIREKVIASRRLGIKELILPDDNTKDFNELPDYLKEGMTIHFAKHFDEVARLTFNIRSQSPAYKAYLRQQEKKALTDSAKPAVMP
- the mog gene encoding molybdopterin adenylyltransferase, whose translation is MQKINIGFITVSDRASRGEYEDLGGPAMQVWLKNALKNDWNPVARVIEDEQSLIEQTLIELADEFKCGLILTTGGTGPAKRDVTPEATAAVCDKILDGFAEQMRAVSLKYVPTAILSRQIAGTRGSSLIINLPGKPSAIGECLEAIFPAVPYCVDLIEGPYLETNDDFIKGFRPKHAQKPSSTSSN
- the prmB gene encoding 50S ribosomal protein L3 N(5)-glutamine methyltransferase; this encodes MTQFSYQCEGLETINDFIRWGASLFRKSDLFFGHGTDNAFDDAKMLVLHVVSMPWNLHDSYLQTRLTLHERQAVTDLFRRRIETRKPSAYLVGEAWFAGLPFYVNEHVLVPRSPIAELIAKNYAPWIEDPEAVTHVLDMCTGSGCIGIASLQAFPNAEVDLVDISPEALAIAKQNVARYDLIGVAHPIESDLFVALEGKQYDLIVSNPPYVDKIEMDALPEEFHQEPRLGLEAGDDGLDIVRVILAKAAQHLTENGVLIVEVGVSQYYLEEAYPELPFSWFEFEQGGEGVFAISKSELEVFQDILDSRILG
- a CDS encoding carbonic anhydrase — encoded protein: MKYFQKTLISVALSALIFSPSIVFSADGHDPHPKSVTQPKMATAPLIDLGAEATGGATAAPAMAAPEPVAVKAPAPKPDAHAAKADGHDAPHAEAHPPHWAYSGSEGPRYWGELAKEFGLCKTGKNQSPIDLKESIAVGTTGLSGFDVYYRDVPMKIVNNGHTIQVSLPLGSYIKIGDHRFELLQYHFHTPSEHQKNGFNYPMEVHLVHKDGDGNLAVIGVIFQEGKENEYLADMLMHLPKEVGKEQIVKTVTVNPSKMFPMNKQFFKYSGSLTTPPCSEGVYWMVFKEPVEVSPEQIQQMNEIMGENARPVQPQNSRSLLKSYPDRDAQNQMYEFY